The following proteins come from a genomic window of Misgurnus anguillicaudatus chromosome 10, ASM2758022v2, whole genome shotgun sequence:
- the fam171a1 gene encoding protein FAM171A1 isoform X1 — MRGADSSGSAVIVLCLLGCDIWTSAAKTLQENSDAKEVALKVHLSDASTHQPLSGVTVEIFTNHTPIASDTSGADGNAFIRFPYRLGDLLVVTATKRGYVPNSIPWRPNRLPVFSSLSLDLLPERAATLMVYEDVVQIVSGYQGSKLQPWVQFQRRALSLPANATYTNLTAFLTVSSSSQDTQYFPYLQGLHSNYTGSDRKYELTPIAAISVHLLGSDGAELHVSEPISVSVPLPADSDLKENDHIPAWRFDPKLGAWLKSSLGYVHREGKQLTLTYIVPQLGYWVAAMSPINTDPVVAKDISTYHTVFLLAILGGMALILLFLFCMLLYYCRRKCSRLRPAHRKFDLSSTLDASKRDQATSMSHLNLINETHLDHNGAEPDMHTPMLKPTPYDSSNIELAASQGELTSRGSNHYKRSIEIFPLKSSCSNHPSEGYDFPAARGDYRRSYTSVTTSSVHPLHMSVSSSSPHPLHHTASAGRLSSESKSSLRDPRLSPVSATSTSTAGSPEREPGIERRQVDYMLSRSVDNLERPAPLPKPGALLCCSSEIYVSQGEETYRKARPTLLIPAHYMRLPGTHPLSGQALLLQSDVQSELESIQAELSACQDQGSHAWGKGEPGGETQGAEENQGGGTEEWRLQTAALPSDLSIPSSLSQAGLDVVQMNGEDQLLAEKTLMELRGGKPLAHPRAWFVSLDGRSNAHIRHSYIDLQRAGCNNSCVGSNDASLDSGVDMSDLTPGRRVRDNAKLRIREGLKSESEAQPAQSKVAYSPLVVVDDSNADASGSDSPTPVCSPEENSVAPLLQDKEKEEEVEEIQSPPSPNFLPELPSPPPLPDPIDETAEETGTLSEVYRTEDAQMHTSSSRPNNLAVPDDTGEDENKKSPWQKREERPLMSFNLK; from the exons AAGTGGCGTTGAAGGTTCATCTAAGTGACGCTAGCACTCATCAGCCTCTCTCTGGTGTCACCGTGGAGATCTTCACTAACCACACCCCTATTGCCTCAGATACCTCTGGTGCCGATGGCAACGCCTTCATCAGGTTTCCCTATCGCCTTGGTGACCTTCTTGTAGTCACGGCAACCAAGCGTGGCTACGTACCCAACTCCATCCCATGGCGACCAAACAGGTTACCAG TCTTCTCATCTCTAAGTCTGGATCTGCTCCCGGAAAGAGCTGCTACTCTTATGGTGTATGAAGATGTGGTGCAGATCGTCTCTGGATATCAAG GATCAAAACTGCAGCCGTGGGTGCAGTTCCAGAGAAGAGCATTGAGTCTTCCTGCTAATGCAACGTACACCAACCTGACAGCCTTTCTCACCGTCAGCAGTTCATCCCAAGACACGCAGTACTTCCCCTATCTGCAAGGTCTTCATTCCAACTATACAG GCAGCGATCGGAAGTATGAGCTGACTCCTATAGCTGCTATCAGTGTCCATCTTTTGGGCAGTGATGGGGCGGAGCTTCACGTCAGTGAGCCAATCAGTGTGAGTGTACCTCTTCCTGCAGACAGTGACCTGAAAGAGAATGATCACATCCCAGCCTGGAGGTTTGACCCTAAACTGG GGGCCTGGCTGAAGAGCAGTCTGGGATATGTCCATAGAGAAGGGAAACAGTTAACTCTCACATATATCGTCCCTCAGCTTGGTTATTGGGTGGCAGCCATGTCTCCCATAAATACAG ATCCCGTGGTGGCAAAAGACATAAGCACATATCACACAGTCTTCCTATTGGCCATCTTAGGAGGCATGGCCCTGATATTGCTCTTCTTGTTCTGTATGCTGCTCTATTATTGCAG GAGGAAGTGTTCCCGCTTACGGCCCGCCCATAGGAAGTTCGATCTGTCCTCCACTCTAGATGCCTCTAAACGAGACCAGGCTACATCTATGTCCCACCTAAACCTCATCAATGAGACTCATCTTGACCACAATGGGGCGGAGCCAGACATGCACACACCCATGCTTAAACCCACCCCTTACGACTCCTCCAACATCGAGCTGGCAGCTTCACAGGGTGAGCTTACTAGCCGAGGATCCAACCACTATAAACGCTCGATAGAAATATTTCCGCTTAAATCATCCTGTTCAAATCATCCTTCCGAGGGTTACGATTTTCCTGCCGCACGTGGGGATTACAGACGTAGCTACACCTCTGTCACAACCTCATCTGTTCATCCCCTTCACATGTCCGTCTCGTCCTCATCACCCCATCCCTTACACCACACCGCCTCAGCGGGACGTCTGTCTTCCGAAAGTAAATCAAGCCTGCGTGATCCCCGTCTCTCTCCTGTTTCTGCCACATCAACGAGCACTGCCGGATCCCCAGAGAGGGAGCCGGGAATCGAGCGGCGGCAGGTCGATTATATGCTCTCTCGCTCCGTAGACAACCTGGAGCGTCCTGCCCCCCTTCCAAAACCCGGAGCTCTCCTCTGCTGTTCCTCTGAAATATACGTCAGCCAAGGAGAGGAGACTTATCGCAAGGCCCGCCCCACGCTCCTCATCCCCGCCCACTACATGAGACTGCCCGGGACACACCCACTTTCCGGCCAGGCACTTCTTTTGCAGTCAGATGTACAGAGCGAATTGGAAAGCATTCAGGCGGAGCTTAGCGCGTGTCAGGATCAGGGGTCACACGCATGGGGTAAAGGAGAGCCGGGAGGAGAAACGCAAGGAGCAGAGGAAAACCAAGGAGGGGGAACGGAGGAGTGGAGGTTGCAGACGGCAGCTCTTCCTTCAGATCTCTCTATACCCAGCTCGCTCAGTCAGGCAGGTCTAGACGTCGTGCAGATGAATGGAGAAGATCAGCTCTTAGCCGAAAAAACTTTGATGGAACTTCGAGGAGGAAAGCCCCTCGCTCACCCAAGAGCTTGGTTCGTGTCACTGGACGGTCGTTCCAATGCGCACATCCGTCATTCCTACATTGACCTGCAGAGGGCAGGATGCAACAACAGTTGTGTTGGAAGCAACGATGCCAGTCTGGACTCGGGGGTGGACATGAGTGATCTCACACCGGGACGGCGTGTTCGCGACAATGCCAAACTTCGAATTCGTGAAGGGCTCAAATCCGAAAGTGAGGCTCAGCCAGCACAGTCTAAGGTCGCATATTCACCGTTGGTGGTTGTAGATGATTCAAATGCAGATGCAAGTGGTAGCGATAGCCCAACTCCAGTCTGTAGCCCTGAAGAAAACTCTGTTGCACCTTTGCTTCAGGATAAAGAGAAAGAAGAGGAAGTTGAAGAGATCCAATCACCCCCATCTCCGAATTTTCTTCCAGAGCTTCCTTCACCACCTCCTCTCCCAGATCCCATAGATGAGACGGCAGAGGAGACCGGGACACTTAGTGAAGTTTATAGGACTGAGGATGCTCAAATGCACACGAGCAGTAGCCGCCCAAACAACCTGGCCGTCCCCGATGACACCGGTGAAGACGAGAACAAGAAGAGTCCTTGGCAAAAACGAGAAGAGAGACCTTTAATGTCCTTTAACCTAAAATGA
- the fam171a1 gene encoding protein FAM171A1 isoform X2, translated as MVYEDVVQIVSGYQGSKLQPWVQFQRRALSLPANATYTNLTAFLTVSSSSQDTQYFPYLQGLHSNYTGSDRKYELTPIAAISVHLLGSDGAELHVSEPISVSVPLPADSDLKENDHIPAWRFDPKLGAWLKSSLGYVHREGKQLTLTYIVPQLGYWVAAMSPINTDPVVAKDISTYHTVFLLAILGGMALILLFLFCMLLYYCRRKCSRLRPAHRKFDLSSTLDASKRDQATSMSHLNLINETHLDHNGAEPDMHTPMLKPTPYDSSNIELAASQGELTSRGSNHYKRSIEIFPLKSSCSNHPSEGYDFPAARGDYRRSYTSVTTSSVHPLHMSVSSSSPHPLHHTASAGRLSSESKSSLRDPRLSPVSATSTSTAGSPEREPGIERRQVDYMLSRSVDNLERPAPLPKPGALLCCSSEIYVSQGEETYRKARPTLLIPAHYMRLPGTHPLSGQALLLQSDVQSELESIQAELSACQDQGSHAWGKGEPGGETQGAEENQGGGTEEWRLQTAALPSDLSIPSSLSQAGLDVVQMNGEDQLLAEKTLMELRGGKPLAHPRAWFVSLDGRSNAHIRHSYIDLQRAGCNNSCVGSNDASLDSGVDMSDLTPGRRVRDNAKLRIREGLKSESEAQPAQSKVAYSPLVVVDDSNADASGSDSPTPVCSPEENSVAPLLQDKEKEEEVEEIQSPPSPNFLPELPSPPPLPDPIDETAEETGTLSEVYRTEDAQMHTSSSRPNNLAVPDDTGEDENKKSPWQKREERPLMSFNLK; from the exons ATGGTGTATGAAGATGTGGTGCAGATCGTCTCTGGATATCAAG GATCAAAACTGCAGCCGTGGGTGCAGTTCCAGAGAAGAGCATTGAGTCTTCCTGCTAATGCAACGTACACCAACCTGACAGCCTTTCTCACCGTCAGCAGTTCATCCCAAGACACGCAGTACTTCCCCTATCTGCAAGGTCTTCATTCCAACTATACAG GCAGCGATCGGAAGTATGAGCTGACTCCTATAGCTGCTATCAGTGTCCATCTTTTGGGCAGTGATGGGGCGGAGCTTCACGTCAGTGAGCCAATCAGTGTGAGTGTACCTCTTCCTGCAGACAGTGACCTGAAAGAGAATGATCACATCCCAGCCTGGAGGTTTGACCCTAAACTGG GGGCCTGGCTGAAGAGCAGTCTGGGATATGTCCATAGAGAAGGGAAACAGTTAACTCTCACATATATCGTCCCTCAGCTTGGTTATTGGGTGGCAGCCATGTCTCCCATAAATACAG ATCCCGTGGTGGCAAAAGACATAAGCACATATCACACAGTCTTCCTATTGGCCATCTTAGGAGGCATGGCCCTGATATTGCTCTTCTTGTTCTGTATGCTGCTCTATTATTGCAG GAGGAAGTGTTCCCGCTTACGGCCCGCCCATAGGAAGTTCGATCTGTCCTCCACTCTAGATGCCTCTAAACGAGACCAGGCTACATCTATGTCCCACCTAAACCTCATCAATGAGACTCATCTTGACCACAATGGGGCGGAGCCAGACATGCACACACCCATGCTTAAACCCACCCCTTACGACTCCTCCAACATCGAGCTGGCAGCTTCACAGGGTGAGCTTACTAGCCGAGGATCCAACCACTATAAACGCTCGATAGAAATATTTCCGCTTAAATCATCCTGTTCAAATCATCCTTCCGAGGGTTACGATTTTCCTGCCGCACGTGGGGATTACAGACGTAGCTACACCTCTGTCACAACCTCATCTGTTCATCCCCTTCACATGTCCGTCTCGTCCTCATCACCCCATCCCTTACACCACACCGCCTCAGCGGGACGTCTGTCTTCCGAAAGTAAATCAAGCCTGCGTGATCCCCGTCTCTCTCCTGTTTCTGCCACATCAACGAGCACTGCCGGATCCCCAGAGAGGGAGCCGGGAATCGAGCGGCGGCAGGTCGATTATATGCTCTCTCGCTCCGTAGACAACCTGGAGCGTCCTGCCCCCCTTCCAAAACCCGGAGCTCTCCTCTGCTGTTCCTCTGAAATATACGTCAGCCAAGGAGAGGAGACTTATCGCAAGGCCCGCCCCACGCTCCTCATCCCCGCCCACTACATGAGACTGCCCGGGACACACCCACTTTCCGGCCAGGCACTTCTTTTGCAGTCAGATGTACAGAGCGAATTGGAAAGCATTCAGGCGGAGCTTAGCGCGTGTCAGGATCAGGGGTCACACGCATGGGGTAAAGGAGAGCCGGGAGGAGAAACGCAAGGAGCAGAGGAAAACCAAGGAGGGGGAACGGAGGAGTGGAGGTTGCAGACGGCAGCTCTTCCTTCAGATCTCTCTATACCCAGCTCGCTCAGTCAGGCAGGTCTAGACGTCGTGCAGATGAATGGAGAAGATCAGCTCTTAGCCGAAAAAACTTTGATGGAACTTCGAGGAGGAAAGCCCCTCGCTCACCCAAGAGCTTGGTTCGTGTCACTGGACGGTCGTTCCAATGCGCACATCCGTCATTCCTACATTGACCTGCAGAGGGCAGGATGCAACAACAGTTGTGTTGGAAGCAACGATGCCAGTCTGGACTCGGGGGTGGACATGAGTGATCTCACACCGGGACGGCGTGTTCGCGACAATGCCAAACTTCGAATTCGTGAAGGGCTCAAATCCGAAAGTGAGGCTCAGCCAGCACAGTCTAAGGTCGCATATTCACCGTTGGTGGTTGTAGATGATTCAAATGCAGATGCAAGTGGTAGCGATAGCCCAACTCCAGTCTGTAGCCCTGAAGAAAACTCTGTTGCACCTTTGCTTCAGGATAAAGAGAAAGAAGAGGAAGTTGAAGAGATCCAATCACCCCCATCTCCGAATTTTCTTCCAGAGCTTCCTTCACCACCTCCTCTCCCAGATCCCATAGATGAGACGGCAGAGGAGACCGGGACACTTAGTGAAGTTTATAGGACTGAGGATGCTCAAATGCACACGAGCAGTAGCCGCCCAAACAACCTGGCCGTCCCCGATGACACCGGTGAAGACGAGAACAAGAAGAGTCCTTGGCAAAAACGAGAAGAGAGACCTTTAATGTCCTTTAACCTAAAATGA